A stretch of the Prochlorococcus marinus str. MIT 0918 genome encodes the following:
- the speD gene encoding adenosylmethionine decarboxylase, translated as MSYKNLIEDSHVGPDEMHGKHCMLELFHCDSSRLNDELFIRTSLMLAAQVAGAKLLNMITHKFHPQGVTGLALLAESHLSIHTWPEIKYAAIDVFTCGQETLPEKACEFLVKELGASNHDLKSFIRNTPKKVNIIPRYPYSK; from the coding sequence ATGTCATATAAGAACCTAATAGAAGACTCTCATGTTGGCCCAGATGAAATGCATGGAAAGCATTGTATGCTTGAGTTGTTCCATTGCGACTCGTCACGGTTGAATGATGAATTGTTTATTAGAACCAGTTTGATGCTAGCTGCGCAAGTTGCAGGGGCAAAATTGTTAAATATGATTACTCATAAGTTTCACCCACAAGGTGTTACAGGTTTAGCGCTTTTAGCAGAATCCCATCTTTCTATTCATACTTGGCCAGAAATTAAATATGCAGCAATTGATGTATTTACTTGTGGTCAAGAAACTCTTCCTGAAAAAGCTTGTGAGTTTTTAGTTAAAGAGCTAGGTGCAAGTAATCATGATTTAAAAAGTTTTATCAGAAATACTCCTAAGAAAGTGAATATTATTCCAAGATATCCTTACTCCAAATAA
- the larE gene encoding ATP-dependent sacrificial sulfur transferase LarE: MLKLQDHLKKSNLQQLNLLRDFIKSYKKACVAYSGGVDSSLIAAIAQEQLNTNAIAITGVSPSLAPYLRKEARQQAKWIGIKHKECQTHELENPNYSNNPSNRCFACKNELHTHLSQIAKTFKGAKVIDGVNLDDLGDYRPGIEAARLAGVGSPLAELKINKQSIREISKALGFPWWDKPSQPCLASRFPYGDTISSERLQQVAKAEQWLIEKGFRNVRVRIQGFAGRIEIPSEQIDELILKLNREELIDYFSSIGFTSISIDLEGLVSGKLNRDKNYFKN; the protein is encoded by the coding sequence ATGCTTAAGCTACAAGATCACCTTAAAAAGTCAAACCTTCAACAACTGAATCTCTTAAGAGATTTCATTAAAAGCTATAAAAAAGCTTGTGTTGCTTATTCAGGAGGTGTCGATAGTTCTTTGATTGCTGCAATTGCTCAAGAACAATTAAATACTAATGCTATTGCAATTACAGGTGTATCTCCTTCATTAGCCCCATATCTACGAAAAGAAGCTCGCCAACAAGCAAAGTGGATCGGTATAAAACATAAAGAATGTCAAACACATGAGCTAGAGAATCCTAACTACAGTAATAATCCAAGCAATCGATGTTTTGCATGTAAAAACGAACTTCATACTCATTTATCGCAAATTGCTAAAACTTTTAAAGGAGCAAAAGTAATAGATGGAGTTAATTTAGATGACCTAGGGGATTATAGACCTGGTATTGAAGCTGCTCGTCTAGCAGGCGTAGGTTCTCCTCTAGCAGAACTAAAAATCAACAAACAATCCATTCGAGAAATATCAAAAGCACTTGGCTTCCCTTGGTGGGACAAACCTTCACAACCTTGTTTAGCATCTCGCTTCCCCTATGGAGACACTATTAGTTCCGAAAGGCTACAACAAGTAGCCAAAGCAGAGCAATGGTTAATTGAAAAAGGTTTCAGAAATGTAAGAGTAAGAATTCAAGGTTTTGCAGGCAGAATAGAAATACCCTCTGAGCAAATTGATGAATTAATATTAAAATTAAATCGTGAAGAACTTATCGACTATTTTTCATCGATCGGATTTACGTCAATTAGTATTGATCTTGAAGGATTAGTTAGTGGAAAATTAAATAGAGATAAGAATTATTTTAAAAATTAA
- a CDS encoding N-acetyltransferase has translation MFTFHNTKSYQLPLGFLLEKEQPPSPKELNRLLYKCNADIYSPKKLGKAFDNSFCNLSILQEKTLKLSGFVRITTDQGLNANLWDLVAEPGKNQHHLLAFLINSALSIIRKNLPGCSISIASPSMAIQLLEDSGFIIDPGGIRTMAYKI, from the coding sequence TTGTTTACATTTCATAATACAAAATCTTACCAACTTCCTTTAGGCTTTCTTTTGGAAAAGGAACAGCCTCCTTCGCCTAAGGAGCTGAATCGTTTACTTTATAAATGTAATGCAGACATTTATTCGCCTAAAAAATTAGGCAAAGCCTTTGATAATAGTTTTTGTAACTTGTCTATATTGCAAGAAAAGACTTTGAAATTGTCAGGATTCGTTAGGATCACTACTGATCAGGGGTTAAATGCTAATCTTTGGGACCTTGTAGCTGAACCAGGTAAGAATCAACATCACTTGTTAGCCTTTTTAATTAATAGTGCATTGTCAATTATTCGCAAAAATTTGCCTGGATGCAGTATTTCAATTGCATCACCATCTATGGCGATTCAATTATTGGAAGATTCAGGATTTATTATTGATCCAGGTGGGATAAGAACAATGGCTTATAAAATTTAA
- the recF gene encoding DNA replication/repair protein RecF (All proteins in this family for which functions are known are DNA-binding proteins that assist the filamentation of RecA onto DNA for the initiation of recombination or recombinational repair.), with the protein MLHQLELQHFRSYKRLRLKLTEQRLLVIGPNGSGKSNLLESVELLGSLRSHRCSNDKDLISWGQDSSFIRAITSDEEKIELQFQNSGARKAYRNGKLLSRQLDLLGTIKCVGFSTFDLALVRGEPSLRRNWLDRVIQQLEPIYGDLITRFNRLLRQRNQLWRQRNDVSYSDHHALLDTFDSQMALVSTRIHRRRSRALKHLEPHALRWQKKLSKERESLELKYLPGSLLEGEEEEFIWRTLIEKQLLEQRPNEEKLGLCKVGPHRDEVCFLINGLPARKFGSAGQQRTLVLALKLAELELVRDIYNQPPLLVLDDVFAELDPMRQLLLLEAVGEDHQCLISATHINAFEGDWTKNSQLIDLHDQQKGVWELM; encoded by the coding sequence ATCCTTCATCAACTAGAACTACAACATTTCCGCAGTTACAAACGGCTACGGCTGAAATTAACTGAACAACGCCTTTTGGTGATTGGTCCTAATGGATCAGGTAAATCGAACCTTTTAGAATCAGTTGAATTATTGGGTAGTTTACGTTCACATCGTTGTAGTAATGATAAGGATTTGATTTCTTGGGGGCAAGATAGTTCATTCATTCGAGCTATTACTAGCGATGAGGAGAAAATTGAATTGCAATTTCAAAATAGTGGAGCAAGAAAAGCATATAGGAATGGGAAATTATTATCTCGACAGTTAGATTTATTGGGAACTATTAAATGTGTTGGTTTTAGTACCTTTGATTTAGCTTTGGTTCGCGGAGAACCTTCTCTTCGAAGAAATTGGCTGGACAGAGTTATTCAGCAACTTGAACCGATTTATGGAGACTTAATAACTCGATTTAATAGGTTATTACGTCAAAGAAATCAATTATGGAGGCAAAGGAATGATGTTTCATATTCAGATCATCATGCCTTATTAGATACTTTTGATTCTCAGATGGCATTAGTGAGTACCCGCATTCATCGTCGTCGGAGTAGAGCACTTAAGCATTTGGAGCCTCATGCATTAAGGTGGCAAAAAAAACTTAGTAAGGAGCGAGAATCTTTAGAATTAAAGTATCTGCCAGGGAGTTTGTTGGAAGGGGAAGAGGAAGAATTTATATGGAGAACATTGATTGAAAAGCAGCTTTTAGAACAAAGGCCAAATGAAGAGAAGTTAGGACTTTGTAAAGTCGGACCGCATCGGGATGAAGTGTGTTTTTTAATTAATGGTCTGCCAGCACGTAAATTTGGCTCGGCTGGTCAGCAGAGAACTCTTGTTTTAGCTTTAAAATTGGCAGAATTAGAACTGGTTAGAGACATTTATAATCAGCCTCCTTTGTTAGTTTTAGATGATGTTTTTGCAGAATTGGATCCTATGAGGCAACTGTTGCTTTTGGAAGCAGTAGGAGAAGATCATCAATGTTTAATTAGTGCTACTCACATAAATGCTTTTGAAGGTGATTGGACCAAAAACTCTCAGTTGATAGATCTACATGATCAACAGAAAGGAGTATGGGAACTCATGTAG